From the Pimelobacter simplex genome, one window contains:
- a CDS encoding class F sortase, with protein MNRSLMYRVWSRVRLALGRGVALSGVMGVVGVVVSLVLAAAPAPAGALTPPTSTVQTTADPLAPRSSVSSVLNIPMLRTRASVRTVGMRAGAVAVPADVSVVGRWRGSRPWSAKSGSSILVAHVADGAGRPGAFASIERLRKGARIVWTVGGERKVFRVVAKTFTKRTASLPERIWRHDGPRTISLVSCARKRVYASGFYHYTHNVTVTARLVSGR; from the coding sequence ATGAACCGCAGCCTCATGTACCGGGTCTGGTCCCGGGTTCGGCTGGCCCTCGGTCGTGGGGTTGCGCTCTCGGGGGTTATGGGGGTGGTCGGGGTGGTCGTCAGCCTGGTGCTGGCGGCCGCTCCGGCCCCCGCCGGGGCCCTCACCCCACCCACGTCGACCGTTCAGACGACCGCCGATCCGCTTGCTCCGCGGTCCTCCGTCTCCTCGGTGCTGAACATTCCGATGCTTCGGACGCGCGCCTCGGTGCGCACGGTCGGCATGCGAGCTGGCGCCGTTGCGGTGCCGGCCGATGTGAGCGTCGTGGGCCGCTGGCGCGGCTCGCGCCCGTGGTCTGCGAAGTCCGGCTCGAGCATCCTGGTCGCCCACGTCGCCGACGGCGCTGGGCGTCCGGGGGCGTTCGCCTCGATCGAGCGCCTGCGCAAGGGCGCGCGGATCGTGTGGACGGTCGGCGGCGAGCGGAAGGTCTTCCGGGTCGTCGCGAAGACCTTCACCAAGCGCACCGCGAGCCTGCCCGAGCGGATCTGGCGCCACGACGGGCCGCGCACGATCAGCCTCGTCTCGTGCGCCCGCAAGCGGGTCTACGCCTCGGGGTTCTACCACTACACGCACAACGTCACGGTCACTGCCCGGCTGGTCAGCGGTCGGTGA
- a CDS encoding CAP domain-containing protein, whose amino-acid sequence MNHTRRISGAGSVAIAVLLGLVMSALVSAVAPARAAAETTACAQTASVTTVKGLSWAVNSYPERLRFKVRKVGRMFKVRATATVRVSTTGSYKVTGVVDRCAGGVSAPETVTLTMRPEAARSVAKSAVAKHRKAARAKKTARKNAVTSARVEGRTLTIRALDAAARANAQRELSKLLGAQVNKAAIRAAVLAEINARRAGESLAAFQTLSAAEPLADDWAETTKDGPYGHDSDPVTGYKADLAGLGCNPPLSGYSPGHLEALHYGASGSATQIATWVVDSWMDSPGHRGILMSPSMKWAGVGLAFSTESEIWAVVLRTTNEDCTNVAG is encoded by the coding sequence GTGAATCACACGCGGAGGATTTCGGGAGCAGGCAGCGTCGCGATCGCTGTTCTGCTGGGCCTGGTGATGAGCGCGCTCGTCAGCGCGGTAGCGCCGGCGCGTGCTGCTGCGGAGACGACGGCGTGCGCGCAGACAGCGTCGGTGACCACAGTCAAGGGCCTGTCGTGGGCTGTGAACTCCTACCCCGAGCGGCTGCGGTTCAAGGTGCGCAAGGTCGGGCGGATGTTCAAGGTCCGCGCGACCGCGACGGTCCGCGTCTCGACCACGGGTTCCTACAAGGTCACCGGTGTGGTCGACCGTTGCGCCGGCGGCGTCTCGGCGCCGGAGACGGTGACGCTGACGATGCGTCCCGAGGCGGCGCGCTCGGTCGCGAAGAGCGCTGTCGCCAAGCACCGCAAGGCGGCGCGGGCGAAGAAGACGGCCCGCAAGAACGCCGTGACGTCGGCGCGCGTTGAGGGCCGCACTCTGACCATCCGTGCGCTCGACGCGGCCGCGCGCGCGAACGCGCAGCGCGAGCTGTCGAAGCTGCTCGGCGCCCAGGTCAACAAGGCCGCGATCCGCGCCGCGGTGCTCGCCGAGATCAACGCGCGCCGAGCGGGGGAGAGCCTCGCGGCCTTCCAGACCCTCTCGGCAGCGGAGCCGCTGGCGGACGATTGGGCTGAGACGACCAAGGACGGTCCGTACGGACACGACAGCGACCCAGTCACGGGATACAAGGCTGATCTGGCTGGGCTCGGCTGCAACCCGCCGCTGAGCGGGTATTCGCCGGGCCACCTGGAGGCCTTGCACTACGGCGCATCGGGGTCAGCGACCCAGATCGCCACCTGGGTAGTCGACTCCTGGATGGATTCGCCGGGCCACCGCGGCATCCTCATGTCGCCCTCGATGAAGTGGGCTGGTGTTGGACTCGCATTCAGCACCGAGAGCGAGATCTGGGCGGTCGTGCTTCGTACAACGAACGAGGACTGCACGAACGTCGCGGGCTAG